Proteins co-encoded in one Brassica rapa cultivar Chiifu-401-42 chromosome A02, CAAS_Brap_v3.01, whole genome shotgun sequence genomic window:
- the LOC103249171 gene encoding cytokinin dehydrogenase 3, which produces MGGSINTDLLLLFIDITKAKAFKHIPQKNMASNNFPSQSHLLVIIIFITTLLTPITTNNTSPQPWNILSNDNFAGKLTSASSSVEAASIDFGHVTKILPSAVLNPSSVQDIIDLIKLSFDSQSSFPIAARGHGHSFRGQAAAKDGVVVNMRSMVNEDRGIKVSRTGLYADVDTAWLWIEVLNKTLELGLTPVSWTDYLYLTVGGTLSNGGISGQTSRYGPQISNVLELDIITGKGEIATCSNDMNSDLFYAALGGLGQFGIITRARIKLELAPKRAKWLRFLYTDFSEFTRDQERLISEADGLHFLEGSVMLDHGPPDNWRSTYYPPSDHLRIVSMIKRHRVIYCLEVVKYYDEFSQHSVNEEMEELSESLNFVRGFVYEKDVTYIDFLNRVRTGELNLKSKGQWDVPHPWLNLFVPKSQISRFDYGVFKGIILRNNITTGPLLVYPMKRIMWNDQMSTAIPEEDVFYAVGFLRSAEFDNWEAYDKENMEVLMFCEDAKMDVIQYLPYHASQEGWVRHFGPRWNTFVERKYKYDPKMILSPGQNIFQ; this is translated from the exons ATGGGTGGCTCTATAAATACAGATCTACTACTACTCTTCATTGATATAACCAAAGCGAAAGCGTTCAAACATATTCCCCAGAAAAATATGGCAAGTAATAATTTTCCATCACAAAGTCATCTtctagtaataataatatttatcacAACTCTTTTAACTCCGATCACAACGAACAACACATCACCACAACCATGGAATATCCTTTCCAACGACAACTTCGCCGGAAAACTCACCTCCGCATCCTCCTCCGTCGAAGCAGCTTCCATCGATTTCGGCCACGTCACCAAAATTCTACCCTCCGCCGTCTTAAACCCTTCCTCCGTCCAAGACATCATCGATCTCATAAAACTTTCTTTCGACTCTCAATCCTCTTTCCCTATAGCCGCTCGTGGCCACGGACACAGCTTCCGTGGCCAAGCCGCTGCTAAAGACGGAGTCGTGGTCAACATGCGGTCAATGGTAAACGAGGACCGAGGCATAAAGGTGTCTAGGACCGGTTTATATGCGGACGTGGACACTGCGTGGCTATGGATTGAGGTGTTGAATAAAACGTTGGAGTTGGGGTTAACGCCGGTTTCTTGGACGGACTATTTGTATTTAACGGTCGGTGGAACGTTATCCAACGGCGGAATAAGCGGACAAACGTCTCGGTACGGTCCACAGATCAGTAATGTTCTTGAGCTGGATATTATTACTG GAAAAGGGGAGATTGCAACTTGTTCCAACGACATGAACTCAGATCTTTTCTACGCGGCGTTAGGAGGTTTGGGTCAATTCGGAATTATAACAAGAGCCAGGATTAAACTCGAATTAGCTCCAAAAAGg GCTAAATGGTTAAGGTTTCTATACACTGATTTCTCTGAATTCACAAGAGATCAAGAACGATTGATATCAGAAGCGGACGGTTTACATTTCTTGGAAGGTTCCGTTATGCTTGACCATGGCCCACCTGATAACTGGAGATCTACTTACTATCCACCGTCCGATCACTTGAGGATCGTCTCAATGATAAAACGACACCGTGTCATCTACTGTCTCGAAGTCGTCAAGTATTACGACGAATTTTCTCAACACTCAGTCAACGAG GAAATGGAGGAGTTAAGCGAGAGTTTAAACTTTGTAAGAGGGTTTGTGTACGAGAAAGATGTGACGTATATAGATTTCTTGAACCGGGTTCGAACGGGAGAGCTAAACCTGAAATCCAAAGGCCAATGGGATGTTCCACATCCATGGCTTAATCTCTTTGTACCAAAATCTCAGATTTCAAGATTTGATTATGGTGTCTTTAAGGGTATTATCCTTAGAAATAACATCACTACCGGTCCACTTCTTGTTTATCCCATGAAGCGCATTAT GTGGAATGATCAAATGTCTACCGCTATACCCGAAGAAGATGTATTTTATGCGGTAGGGTTCTTACGATCTGCCGAGTTTGACAATTGGGAGGCTTATGATAAAGAAAATATGGAGGTATTGATGTTTTGTGAGGATGCTAAAATGGATGTCATACAGTATCTTCCTTATCATGCATCACAAGAAGGATGGGTTAGACATTTTGGTCCGAGGTGGAATACTTTTGTAGAGAGAAAATATAAATACGATCCTAAAATGATATTGTCTCCAGgacaaaatatatttcaataa